One Curtobacterium sp. MCLR17_032 genomic window carries:
- the argS gene encoding arginine--tRNA ligase, with the protein MTPAELSEAYLSILTGIVERRGAADTVTIEQSHVALERPKNRAHGDWASNAAMQLAKRLGTNPRELATEIAGELTELDGVASVDVAGPGFINITLEAAAAGEVARTIVDQGESFGHSDLYDGVRIDLEFVSANPTGPIHMGGVRWAAVGDSLARVFQAQGGLVTREYYFNDHGNQIDRFARSLLASALGEPTPEDGYGGAYIGEIAARVLATLEPGLDVTDMPRDEAQELFRREGVEFMFTDIKRSLHDFGVDFDVFFHENSLHESKAVDRAIARLQEQGRMYEADGALWLRTTDFGDDRDRVVIKSDGEPAYIAGDLAYYLDKRERGFERNLIMLGADHHGYVGRMMAMCAAFGDEPGKNLEILIGQLVNLLKDGQPLRMSKRNGTVVTMEDLVDAVGVDAGRYALVRFASDTAIDIDLDLLTKRTNDNPVFYVQYAHARTQSVARNAAASGVDRSVFDASLLTHESESSLLGALAEYPRVLRQAAELREPHRIARFIEQLAGLYHRWYDSCRVTPLGDESVTDLHRTRLWLNDATGQVVRNGLGLLGVSAPERM; encoded by the coding sequence GTGACTCCTGCCGAACTCTCCGAAGCGTACCTGTCGATCCTCACGGGCATCGTCGAGCGACGCGGTGCTGCCGACACGGTGACGATCGAGCAGTCGCACGTGGCGTTGGAGCGGCCGAAGAACCGTGCCCACGGCGACTGGGCGTCGAACGCGGCGATGCAGCTCGCGAAGCGCCTGGGCACGAACCCGCGCGAGCTCGCGACGGAGATCGCCGGCGAGCTGACCGAACTCGACGGTGTGGCGTCGGTGGACGTCGCGGGTCCGGGCTTCATCAACATCACCCTCGAGGCCGCTGCGGCCGGCGAGGTCGCGCGCACCATCGTCGACCAGGGCGAGTCGTTCGGCCACAGCGACCTGTACGACGGCGTCCGCATCGACCTGGAGTTCGTCTCGGCGAACCCGACCGGTCCGATCCACATGGGCGGTGTCCGCTGGGCCGCGGTCGGCGACAGCCTGGCCCGTGTGTTCCAGGCGCAGGGCGGCCTGGTCACCCGCGAGTACTACTTCAACGACCACGGCAACCAGATCGACCGGTTCGCCCGGTCGCTGCTGGCGTCCGCGCTGGGCGAGCCGACGCCGGAGGACGGCTACGGCGGTGCCTACATCGGCGAGATCGCGGCCCGGGTGCTCGCGACGCTCGAGCCGGGTCTCGACGTGACGGACATGCCGCGCGACGAGGCGCAGGAGCTGTTCCGCCGCGAGGGCGTCGAGTTCATGTTCACGGACATCAAGCGCTCGCTGCACGACTTCGGCGTGGACTTCGACGTCTTCTTCCACGAGAACTCGCTGCACGAGTCGAAGGCCGTCGACCGCGCCATCGCCCGGCTGCAGGAGCAGGGCCGGATGTACGAGGCGGACGGCGCACTGTGGCTCCGGACGACGGACTTCGGTGACGACCGTGACCGGGTGGTCATCAAGTCGGACGGCGAGCCCGCGTACATCGCCGGCGACCTGGCGTACTACCTCGACAAGCGCGAGCGCGGCTTCGAGCGGAACCTGATCATGCTCGGCGCGGACCACCACGGCTACGTCGGCCGCATGATGGCGATGTGTGCCGCGTTCGGTGACGAGCCGGGCAAGAACCTCGAGATCCTCATCGGGCAGCTGGTGAACCTGCTCAAGGACGGCCAGCCGCTCCGGATGTCGAAGCGCAACGGCACGGTCGTGACCATGGAGGACCTGGTCGACGCGGTCGGTGTCGACGCCGGTCGGTACGCCCTGGTCCGCTTCGCGAGCGACACTGCGATCGACATCGACCTCGACCTGCTCACCAAGCGGACGAACGACAACCCCGTCTTCTACGTGCAGTACGCCCACGCCCGCACGCAGTCCGTCGCGCGGAACGCCGCCGCGTCGGGTGTCGACCGTTCGGTGTTCGACGCGTCGCTGCTGACGCACGAGTCGGAGAGCTCGCTCCTCGGTGCCCTCGCCGAGTACCCGCGGGTGCTCCGTCAGGCCGCCGAGCTCCGTGAGCCGCACCGCATCGCGCGCTTCATCGAGCAGCTCGCCGGGCTGTACCACCGCTGGTACGACTCCTGCCGTGTCACCCCGCTCGGCGACGAGTCGGTGACCGACCTGCACCGCACCCGCCTGTGGCTGAACGACGCCACCGGCCAGGTCGTCCGCAACGGTCTCGGGCTGCTCGGCGTCAGCGCGCCCGAACGGATGTAG